In Janibacter cremeus, a genomic segment contains:
- a CDS encoding short-chain fatty acid transporter, with protein MLKVVSRPLVRLAERYLPTAFVFAVVLTAIVAVGALLATDSGPVEVVRAWGDGLTGLLAFMTQMALVLLLGYMLANTGPVRRLLERLARVPRTPAQAYGFVALCAAVASLFTWGLGLVVAALLSIEVARIGRDRGLKLHYPLLVAAGYSGFVVWHMGYSGSGPLAAATPGSFVEDQLGHTIPVTETIFASWNMLAAVVTVIAVVGTMMLMAPGKDDRIVELPKGASLEDAQGNDPIETTEGPTPADRIDTSRFVTLAIGLFLLAYLILYFAQEGMSLTLDIVNWTFLCLVLLLVRNARELGQLVAKAAANVGEILVQFPLYAGIMGIMTATGLVAMLADFFVSISTETTLGVWAFLAGGIVNVFVPSGGGQFAIQAPIFLDAAKQLGVDPAIVVMGVAYGDQWTNMIQPFWALPMLAIARLRIRDVMGFTTVTLIVTGVVFAVTMVLASL; from the coding sequence ATGCTCAAGGTCGTCTCCCGGCCGTTGGTCCGGCTCGCCGAGCGGTACCTCCCCACCGCCTTCGTCTTCGCGGTCGTCCTCACTGCCATCGTCGCCGTGGGGGCGTTGCTCGCCACCGACAGCGGCCCCGTGGAGGTGGTCCGCGCGTGGGGTGACGGCCTGACCGGCCTGCTGGCCTTCATGACGCAGATGGCGTTGGTGCTGCTGCTGGGCTACATGCTGGCCAACACCGGGCCGGTGCGGCGCCTGCTGGAGCGACTCGCCCGTGTCCCGCGCACACCCGCACAGGCCTACGGCTTCGTTGCCCTCTGTGCCGCCGTGGCCTCGCTCTTCACCTGGGGACTGGGCCTGGTGGTCGCGGCACTGCTGTCCATCGAGGTGGCCCGCATCGGTCGCGACCGTGGCCTGAAGTTGCACTATCCGCTGCTCGTCGCAGCCGGCTACTCCGGCTTCGTCGTCTGGCACATGGGCTACTCCGGCTCGGGTCCGCTGGCGGCCGCGACTCCGGGCAGCTTCGTCGAGGACCAGCTGGGTCACACCATCCCCGTCACCGAGACGATCTTCGCCTCGTGGAACATGCTCGCGGCCGTCGTCACCGTCATCGCCGTCGTCGGCACGATGATGCTGATGGCTCCGGGGAAGGACGATCGCATCGTCGAGCTGCCGAAGGGCGCTTCGCTCGAGGATGCGCAGGGCAACGACCCCATCGAGACCACCGAGGGCCCGACGCCCGCCGACCGCATCGACACCTCCCGCTTCGTCACGCTGGCGATCGGTCTCTTCCTCCTTGCCTACCTGATCCTCTACTTCGCCCAGGAGGGGATGTCGCTCACGCTGGACATCGTCAACTGGACCTTCCTCTGTCTCGTGCTGCTCCTCGTCCGCAACGCGCGCGAGCTCGGTCAGCTCGTGGCCAAGGCGGCTGCCAACGTCGGCGAGATCCTCGTGCAGTTCCCCCTCTACGCCGGGATCATGGGCATCATGACCGCCACTGGTCTGGTGGCGATGCTCGCCGACTTCTTCGTCTCGATCTCCACCGAGACGACGCTGGGCGTGTGGGCCTTCCTCGCCGGCGGCATCGTCAACGTTTTCGTCCCCTCCGGCGGAGGCCAGTTCGCCATCCAAGCACCGATCTTCCTCGACGCCGCCAAACAGCTGGGTGTCGACCCGGCGATCGTGGTCATGGGCGTGGCCTACGGCGACCAGTGGACGAACATGATCCAGCCGTTCTGGGCGCTGCCAATGCTGGCGATCGCTCGACTGCGCATCCGCGACGTCATGGGCTTCACCACCGTCACGCTCATCGTCACCGGTGTCGTCTTCGCCGTCACCATGGTGCTCGCCTCGCTCTGA
- a CDS encoding alcohol dehydrogenase catalytic domain-containing protein — MRIVKAWAATSATESLSATTIERRDVGENDVLIEIAYAGVCHSDIHTARSEWGQAPYPLVVGHEIAGTVAEVGSAVTTHTVGDRVGVGCMVNSCRECDACKAGKEQYCTKQVGTYAGTDRDGSITQGGYSTHVVVDADFVLQIPQGLDLDVAAPLLCAGVTTWSPLRRFGVEKGSKVAVIGLGGLGHMGVQIAVALGAEVTVLSQSLKKQEDGLAFGAVDYRATSDDTTFTDLRGKFDLILNTVSANLPIHKYLSLLAVEGTLVNVGAPVEPFTVPAFSLIGGGKSLAGSLIGGIPETQEMLDFCAEKGIGAQIEVIPAEKVNEAWDRVVASDVRYRFVIDAATI; from the coding sequence GTGCGCATCGTGAAGGCCTGGGCGGCCACGTCCGCCACCGAATCCCTGTCCGCGACCACCATCGAGCGCCGCGACGTCGGTGAGAACGACGTCCTGATCGAGATCGCCTACGCCGGCGTCTGCCACAGCGACATCCACACCGCCCGCAGCGAGTGGGGACAGGCCCCCTACCCCCTCGTCGTCGGCCACGAGATCGCCGGAACCGTCGCCGAGGTCGGCTCGGCGGTCACCACGCACACCGTCGGCGACCGGGTCGGCGTCGGCTGCATGGTCAACTCCTGCCGGGAGTGCGATGCCTGCAAGGCGGGCAAGGAGCAGTACTGCACCAAGCAGGTCGGCACCTACGCCGGGACCGACCGGGACGGCAGCATCACCCAAGGTGGGTACTCGACCCACGTCGTGGTCGACGCCGACTTCGTCCTGCAGATCCCGCAGGGGCTCGACCTCGACGTCGCCGCGCCGCTGCTGTGCGCCGGGGTCACGACCTGGTCCCCGTTGCGTCGCTTCGGTGTCGAGAAGGGCTCGAAGGTCGCCGTCATCGGCCTCGGCGGGCTCGGACACATGGGCGTGCAGATCGCCGTCGCGCTCGGCGCCGAGGTGACCGTGCTGTCCCAGTCGTTGAAGAAGCAGGAGGACGGGCTGGCCTTCGGAGCCGTGGACTACCGCGCGACGAGCGACGACACGACCTTCACGGACCTGCGCGGCAAGTTCGACCTGATCCTCAACACGGTCAGTGCCAACCTGCCGATCCACAAGTACCTGTCCCTGCTCGCCGTCGAGGGCACATTGGTCAACGTCGGCGCACCCGTCGAGCCCTTCACGGTCCCCGCCTTCTCCCTGATCGGGGGCGGCAAGTCCCTGGCCGGCTCCCTGATCGGCGGCATCCCCGAGACCCAGGAGATGCTCGACTTCTGCGCCGAGAAGGGCATCGGCGCCCAGATCGAGGTCATCCCCGCGGAGAAGGTCAACGAGGCCTGGGACCGGGTCGTCGCCTCCGACGTGCGGTATCGCTTCGTCATCGATGCCGCGACCATCTGA
- a CDS encoding MerR family transcriptional regulator, translated as MTDTARPMSIGQFSSRSRLSVRMLRHYGDHGVLVPAEVDPDSGYRRYAEEQLAQAAHVRRLRDVGFTVSAISVLLAARGTESYCQALVLQRSALADELRAARERLALIDQLLDQEGSTMSAITVSCEVVPARTVVALRGTVPAYDQEGRLWGQFIPELTRQQIAPIGPGGVFEHDPEYRESDPTLSIWLPVPAGTTVEAPLEMHEVPEQQVVMARVEGPYTLISEAHSRIEEFAAAEGLALADRAGLDDPIERLGFNRYLSDPSETSPEDLSTEVCVPLA; from the coding sequence ATGACCGACACCGCGAGACCCATGTCGATCGGGCAATTCTCCTCCCGGAGCCGTTTGTCCGTGCGGATGCTGCGCCACTACGGCGACCACGGCGTCCTCGTCCCCGCCGAGGTGGATCCGGACAGCGGCTACCGCCGCTACGCCGAGGAGCAGCTCGCGCAGGCGGCGCACGTGCGCCGCCTGCGCGACGTGGGTTTCACCGTGTCCGCCATCTCGGTCCTCCTCGCCGCCCGCGGCACCGAGAGCTACTGCCAGGCACTGGTCCTGCAGCGGTCGGCCCTCGCTGACGAGTTGCGCGCTGCCCGGGAGCGACTGGCGCTCATCGACCAGCTCCTGGATCAGGAAGGATCCACCATGTCCGCCATCACCGTCAGCTGCGAGGTCGTCCCGGCCCGCACCGTCGTCGCCCTCCGTGGCACAGTCCCCGCCTACGACCAGGAAGGTCGGCTCTGGGGGCAGTTCATCCCCGAGCTCACCCGCCAGCAGATCGCCCCGATCGGCCCGGGCGGCGTCTTCGAGCACGATCCGGAGTACCGCGAGAGCGACCCGACCCTGTCTATCTGGCTACCCGTCCCCGCCGGGACCACCGTCGAGGCCCCACTCGAGATGCACGAGGTCCCCGAGCAGCAGGTCGTCATGGCCCGGGTCGAGGGACCGTACACGCTCATCAGCGAGGCGCACTCCCGCATCGAGGAGTTCGCCGCTGCAGAGGGATTGGCGCTCGCCGACCGGGCGGGTCTCGACGACCCGATCGAGCGACTCGGCTTCAACCGCTACCTGAGCGACCCCAGCGAGACCTCGCCGGAGGACCTGAGTACCGAGGTCTGCGTGCCCCTGGCCTGA
- a CDS encoding glutaminase, producing the protein MRTPVPDYLAEVADACAPSTGGELASYIPELTRVDPRYFGLAMATVDGSIYSVGDAEVEFTMQSISKAFVYGLALRDRGMRAVLEKVDVEPSGDPFDGLSFEASTGRPRNPMINAGAITAHTLVGKEGIDADERFDLIHRLLCDLAGRELRVDDEVWQSEVRTSDRNLAIAHMLRSKGVITDPAEEVISAYARQCAVLVTARDLAVMAATLANGGVQPVTGKRVFSGAQVRQLLSVMLTCGMYDSAGDWVSAVGIPAKSGVGGGILGALPSQLGIATFSPRLDAHGNSVRGIQTFERLTADMRLHLMEVAPPARSVVHAVRVVGEGEDAVRVFELSGLLGFTAAERVLQWLSADPPPERIVVVDLTEVHHIEDVARRMLLEGMRRMRLDGHVVHVVDSGDVLPDPDPGDGVMLGPPPMAI; encoded by the coding sequence ATGCGCACTCCCGTCCCGGACTACCTGGCCGAGGTCGCCGATGCCTGCGCGCCCTCGACGGGTGGCGAGCTGGCCTCCTACATCCCCGAGCTGACGAGGGTGGACCCGAGGTACTTCGGCTTGGCCATGGCCACGGTCGACGGCTCGATCTACTCCGTCGGTGATGCCGAGGTCGAGTTCACGATGCAGTCGATCTCCAAGGCCTTCGTCTACGGCCTGGCCCTTCGCGATCGCGGCATGCGCGCCGTCCTGGAGAAGGTCGACGTCGAGCCCTCGGGTGACCCCTTCGACGGGCTTTCCTTCGAGGCGAGTACCGGCCGACCCCGCAACCCGATGATCAACGCCGGTGCCATCACGGCCCACACGCTCGTCGGGAAGGAAGGCATCGACGCCGATGAGCGGTTCGATCTGATCCATCGCCTCCTGTGCGACCTGGCGGGCCGTGAGCTGCGGGTCGACGACGAGGTCTGGCAGTCCGAGGTGCGCACCAGCGACCGCAACCTGGCGATCGCGCACATGCTGCGCAGCAAAGGGGTGATCACCGACCCGGCCGAGGAGGTGATCAGCGCCTACGCCCGCCAGTGCGCGGTGCTCGTGACCGCCCGTGACCTCGCCGTCATGGCGGCGACTCTCGCCAACGGGGGCGTGCAACCGGTGACCGGCAAGCGCGTCTTCTCCGGTGCGCAGGTGCGTCAGCTGCTCTCGGTGATGCTCACCTGCGGCATGTACGACTCCGCCGGCGACTGGGTCTCGGCCGTCGGCATCCCCGCCAAGAGCGGCGTCGGCGGCGGGATTCTCGGTGCCCTGCCCAGCCAGCTCGGCATCGCGACCTTCTCCCCGCGGCTCGACGCGCACGGCAACAGCGTGCGCGGGATCCAGACCTTCGAGCGGTTGACCGCCGACATGCGGCTGCACCTGATGGAGGTCGCCCCACCGGCCCGATCGGTGGTCCACGCCGTTCGCGTCGTCGGTGAGGGCGAGGACGCCGTGCGTGTCTTCGAGCTGTCCGGTCTCCTGGGTTTCACCGCCGCGGAGCGCGTCCTGCAGTGGCTCAGCGCGGACCCGCCGCCGGAGCGCATCGTCGTCGTCGACCTGACCGAGGTCCACCACATCGAGGACGTCGCCCGGCGGATGCTCCTGGAGGGGATGCGCCGGATGCGCCTCGACGGCCACGTCGTGCACGTCGTCGACAGCGGTGACGTCCTGCCCGACCCCGACCCCGGCGACGGGGTCATGCTCGGTCCGCCGCCGATGGCGATCTGA
- a CDS encoding alpha/beta hydrolase — protein sequence MLRRLIYPVPDYTGTEHESTKGGTHLLHRPAPSGGRTVVYLHGNGSDLASIAPLAELFARQGLGFAAIEYPGYGPAIGQRISQRGILAAAADGLAHLRDGGLTAADTVLVGESLGSAVAAHLAADGLLQDGEGSGRLVLVSPFTSMTAMVRRVVRVFPRLLVPDRWETDALADRITVPTLLVHGAQDSLVPPQMSEALETVIPHVRRVLLAGRDHNTLWEAPSECLEVIADFAR from the coding sequence ATGCTGCGTCGCCTGATCTACCCGGTGCCCGACTACACCGGGACCGAGCACGAGAGCACGAAGGGTGGGACTCACCTGCTCCATCGACCCGCGCCATCGGGTGGGCGCACCGTGGTCTACCTGCACGGCAACGGGTCCGACCTGGCCTCGATCGCGCCACTCGCGGAGCTCTTCGCCCGGCAGGGGCTCGGCTTCGCAGCGATCGAGTACCCCGGGTACGGTCCGGCCATCGGTCAGCGGATCTCCCAGCGGGGGATCCTCGCGGCCGCTGCCGACGGACTCGCTCACCTGCGCGATGGGGGGCTGACCGCCGCGGACACCGTGCTGGTGGGGGAGTCGCTCGGATCCGCTGTCGCGGCCCACCTCGCCGCGGACGGCCTTCTGCAGGATGGCGAAGGGAGCGGTCGCCTGGTCCTCGTCTCGCCCTTCACCTCGATGACGGCGATGGTGCGTCGGGTGGTGCGGGTCTTCCCTCGTCTCCTCGTGCCGGACCGGTGGGAGACCGACGCGCTCGCCGACCGGATCACGGTGCCGACGCTGCTCGTCCACGGTGCGCAGGACTCCCTCGTGCCCCCGCAGATGAGTGAGGCCCTCGAGACGGTCATCCCGCACGTGCGCCGAGTGCTCCTGGCGGGACGCGACCACAACACGCTGTGGGAGGCGCCGAGCGAGTGCCTCGAGGTGATCGCCGACTTCGCTCGCTAG
- a CDS encoding FAD-binding oxidoreductase, with product MAQIVGWASHAEAVDRLVRSHEAIPHGSPVRLAKKTSNLFRPRSGTDAPGLDVSGLTGVIEVDADHRIAQVQGMCTYEDLVAATLPHGLIPLVVPQLRTITLGGAVTGLGIEATSFRNGLPHESVLEMDVLTGSGEVVTATPDGEHADLFAAFPNSYGSLGYATRLQIELEPVRSRVALRHLRFDDAAALVEAVEAIIAAGEHEGIRVDALDGVAFSPQELYLTLGTWTDEAGPTSDYTGQQIYYRSLQERTTDLLTTHDYLWRWDTDWFWCSGAFGVQKPWVRRAWPRRWRRSDVYHKIIGLDRRFDVVDRLDARAGRPLRERVIQDVEVTLDRLPEFLEWFDEEVGMRPVWLCPLRLRQVDGRVRTWPTYPLRAGVTYVNVGFWGTVPVGDDAPNGPLNRAIEARVHELGGHKSLYSEAYYEREVFDRLYDGANLTRVRQHYDPDGRLTGLYEKAVGRQ from the coding sequence ATGGCGCAGATAGTTGGCTGGGCCTCGCACGCCGAGGCCGTCGACCGCCTCGTGCGGTCGCACGAGGCGATCCCGCACGGCTCGCCCGTGCGTCTGGCGAAGAAGACCTCGAACCTCTTCCGGCCACGCTCCGGCACGGACGCACCCGGCCTCGACGTCTCCGGCCTGACCGGCGTCATCGAGGTGGATGCCGACCACCGCATCGCGCAGGTGCAGGGCATGTGCACCTACGAGGACCTCGTCGCGGCCACACTGCCGCACGGCCTCATCCCGCTCGTCGTGCCGCAGCTGCGCACGATCACCCTCGGCGGAGCGGTCACCGGTCTGGGCATCGAGGCGACGAGCTTTCGCAACGGCCTGCCGCACGAGTCCGTCCTTGAGATGGACGTCCTCACCGGGTCCGGCGAGGTCGTCACGGCCACCCCGGACGGTGAGCACGCCGACCTCTTCGCCGCCTTCCCCAACTCGTACGGCTCGTTGGGCTACGCCACCCGGCTGCAGATCGAGCTCGAGCCGGTGCGCTCACGGGTTGCCCTGCGGCACCTGCGCTTCGACGACGCGGCCGCGCTCGTCGAGGCCGTGGAGGCGATCATCGCCGCCGGCGAGCACGAGGGGATCCGCGTGGACGCCCTGGACGGCGTCGCCTTCTCTCCCCAGGAGCTCTACCTGACCCTGGGGACATGGACCGACGAGGCCGGTCCGACGAGTGACTACACCGGGCAGCAGATCTACTACCGCTCCCTGCAGGAGCGCACCACCGACCTGCTCACCACCCACGACTACCTCTGGCGCTGGGACACCGACTGGTTCTGGTGCTCCGGCGCCTTCGGCGTGCAGAAGCCCTGGGTGCGTCGCGCCTGGCCCCGCCGCTGGCGGCGCTCGGACGTCTACCACAAGATCATCGGCCTCGACCGGCGCTTCGACGTCGTCGACCGCCTCGACGCCCGCGCGGGTCGACCGCTGCGCGAGCGGGTCATCCAGGACGTGGAGGTGACCCTCGACCGGCTGCCGGAGTTCCTCGAGTGGTTTGATGAGGAGGTGGGCATGCGACCGGTCTGGCTGTGCCCCCTTCGCCTGCGGCAGGTCGACGGCCGGGTGCGCACTTGGCCGACCTACCCCCTTCGCGCCGGGGTGACCTACGTCAACGTCGGCTTCTGGGGGACGGTGCCCGTGGGCGACGACGCGCCGAACGGCCCGCTCAACCGGGCCATCGAGGCCAGGGTGCACGAGTTGGGCGGACACAAGTCCCTCTACTCCGAGGCCTACTACGAGCGCGAGGTGTTCGACCGCCTCTACGACGGTGCGAACCTCACCCGAGTACGACAGCACTACGACCCGGATGGCCGGCTGACCGGCCTCTACGAGAAGGCGGTGGGCAGGCAATGA
- a CDS encoding SAM-dependent methyltransferase produces the protein MSRIAIAEALASFVPEELPVHITAYDGSSAGPPDAPFAMDLRTERGLSYLLTAPGDLGVARAYIMGDLVATGFHPGDPYPLMNAMRNQERWNLPGPREALELVRGLGWRHLDPPPVPPQETLPRWRRVFEGLRHSKQRDSEAISHHYDVSNRFYELVLGPSMTYTCALFPTVETSLEEAQFAKYDLIARKLDLQPGQRLLDVGCGWGGMVMHAAREYGVKSLGVTLSRAQADWAKEAIDRAGLGDLAEVRFMDYRDVPEGDFDAVSSIGLTEHIGVRNYPAYFAALRDKLRPGGRLLNHCITRPDNRRVETGAFIDRYVFPDGELTGMGTVLAEAQDVGLEVQHAENLRPHYAMTLAGWNRNLEAHWDEAVAEVGEGTARVWGLYMTGSRVAFERDEIELSHVLATRTDAKGVSSYPLRHTF, from the coding sequence ATGAGCAGGATCGCGATCGCTGAAGCGCTGGCATCCTTCGTGCCGGAGGAACTCCCGGTGCACATCACGGCATACGACGGCAGTTCCGCCGGGCCACCGGACGCGCCCTTCGCCATGGACCTGCGAACCGAGCGTGGCCTGTCCTACCTGCTCACGGCCCCCGGTGACCTCGGCGTGGCGCGGGCCTACATCATGGGGGACCTCGTCGCGACGGGCTTCCACCCGGGCGACCCGTACCCGTTGATGAACGCCATGCGCAACCAGGAGCGGTGGAACCTGCCCGGCCCGCGCGAGGCGCTGGAGCTCGTGCGCGGCCTGGGGTGGCGCCACCTCGACCCGCCGCCGGTGCCGCCGCAGGAGACCCTTCCGCGCTGGCGGCGCGTCTTCGAGGGCCTGCGCCACAGCAAGCAGCGCGACTCCGAGGCCATCAGCCACCACTACGACGTGTCCAACCGGTTCTACGAGCTGGTCCTCGGGCCCTCGATGACCTACACGTGTGCGCTCTTCCCGACGGTGGAGACCTCGCTCGAGGAGGCGCAGTTCGCCAAGTACGACCTGATCGCCCGCAAGCTCGATCTGCAGCCCGGCCAGCGGTTGCTGGACGTGGGCTGCGGCTGGGGCGGGATGGTCATGCACGCCGCCCGGGAGTACGGGGTCAAGTCGCTCGGCGTGACCCTCTCTCGCGCGCAGGCGGACTGGGCCAAGGAGGCCATCGACCGTGCCGGGCTGGGTGATCTCGCCGAGGTGCGTTTCATGGACTACCGGGACGTGCCGGAGGGTGACTTCGACGCGGTGAGCTCGATCGGTCTCACCGAGCACATCGGTGTGCGCAACTACCCGGCCTACTTCGCCGCCCTGCGCGACAAGCTGCGTCCCGGGGGAAGGCTGCTCAACCACTGCATCACCCGGCCGGACAACCGTCGCGTCGAGACGGGGGCGTTCATCGACCGCTACGTCTTCCCCGACGGGGAGCTGACCGGCATGGGTACGGTGCTCGCCGAGGCCCAGGACGTCGGGCTCGAGGTGCAGCACGCCGAGAACCTGCGGCCCCACTACGCCATGACCCTCGCCGGGTGGAATCGCAACCTCGAGGCGCACTGGGACGAGGCCGTCGCCGAGGTCGGCGAGGGCACCGCCCGCGTGTGGGGGCTGTACATGACCGGATCACGGGTCGCCTTCGAGCGGGACGAGATCGAGCTCTCCCACGTACTCGCGACCCGCACGGACGCGAAGGGGGTCAGCAGCTACCCGCTGCGGCACACCTTCTGA
- a CDS encoding GTPase domain-containing protein produces the protein MARLSQPTKAAIGTSLAGGAISALSNAPLQFGHLFRGRFPTVAVTGMTGVGKTRLADRLARRASVEATLDDGSATMERRTRKTARGRGFRFRVVPGDNAATRLSALDEVFHDDPVDGVLHVVANGHATPRGSMPADATREALLAAELEDFAITSHRIASMAVRRDKPIWVVIVVAKADLFVDDVDAAVRYYSPGSGTPFGAKVDELRSLAGGARLSIDVMPMFTEAQASTGKEKKQADRGSAQLISRLESRMAQLSGHV, from the coding sequence ATGGCCAGGCTCTCCCAGCCGACCAAGGCAGCGATCGGCACCAGCCTCGCCGGCGGTGCCATCTCGGCCCTGTCCAACGCACCGCTGCAGTTCGGGCACCTCTTCCGGGGGCGCTTCCCGACTGTGGCCGTGACGGGGATGACCGGTGTGGGCAAGACCCGCTTGGCTGACCGCCTCGCCCGCCGCGCCTCCGTCGAGGCCACTCTCGACGACGGCTCGGCGACGATGGAGCGACGCACCCGCAAGACCGCCAGGGGCCGGGGTTTCCGCTTCCGCGTCGTCCCCGGCGACAACGCCGCGACACGGCTGTCCGCGCTCGACGAGGTCTTCCACGACGACCCGGTCGACGGCGTCCTGCACGTCGTCGCCAACGGTCACGCCACCCCGCGCGGCAGCATGCCCGCTGATGCGACACGCGAGGCCCTGCTGGCGGCCGAGTTGGAGGACTTCGCGATCACCTCGCATCGGATCGCCTCGATGGCCGTGCGCCGGGACAAGCCGATCTGGGTGGTCATCGTCGTGGCGAAGGCTGACCTCTTCGTCGACGACGTGGACGCCGCCGTCCGGTACTACTCACCCGGCAGCGGCACCCCCTTCGGCGCCAAGGTCGACGAGCTGCGCTCGCTCGCCGGTGGTGCCCGCCTGTCCATCGACGTCATGCCGATGTTCACCGAGGCCCAGGCCTCGACCGGCAAGGAGAAGAAGCAGGCCGACCGCGGCTCCGCGCAGCTGATCAGCCGTCTGGAGTCCCGGATGGCCCAGCTCAGCGGCCACGTCTGA
- a CDS encoding mycoredoxin — protein sequence MFSTTWCGYCRRLKSQLDREGIGYTEINIENTPGTAELVETINGGNQVVPTLLYPDGSSAANPSLADVKKQLG from the coding sequence ATGTTCTCCACGACCTGGTGCGGCTACTGTCGTCGACTGAAGTCCCAGCTGGATCGCGAGGGCATCGGCTACACCGAGATCAACATCGAGAACACTCCCGGCACCGCCGAGCTCGTCGAGACGATCAACGGCGGAAACCAGGTGGTGCCGACGCTGCTCTACCCTGACGGCTCTTCCGCCGCCAACCCGTCGCTCGCCGACGTGAAAAAGCAGCTCGGCTGA
- a CDS encoding SprT-like domain-containing protein: MDIQDARVLARELMDEHGLGDWTLVLDRAKRRAGVCRYTDRAIGLSAHLTRLHTLDQVRDTVLHEIAHALAGPRAAHGPRWRATATAIGASPDRCLPEDAARIPGSWLGTCPRGHTVDRHRRPSRVLSCRRCGPGFSVDSIFTWTHHGVPTDPGEGYRRELAGILTSR; the protein is encoded by the coding sequence ATGGACATCCAGGATGCGCGGGTGCTGGCGCGGGAGCTGATGGACGAGCACGGCCTCGGGGACTGGACGCTGGTCCTCGACCGCGCCAAGAGGCGCGCGGGGGTGTGCCGCTACACCGACCGGGCGATCGGCCTGAGCGCACACCTGACGCGCCTGCACACGCTGGACCAGGTCCGCGACACCGTCCTGCACGAGATCGCGCACGCCCTGGCCGGCCCCCGGGCCGCGCACGGACCGCGGTGGCGGGCGACGGCGACCGCCATCGGCGCCAGCCCTGATCGGTGCCTGCCCGAGGATGCTGCCCGGATCCCCGGCAGCTGGCTCGGCACCTGCCCACGGGGGCACACCGTCGACCGGCACCGACGTCCATCGAGGGTCCTGTCCTGCCGCCGGTGCGGCCCCGGCTTCAGCGTCGACTCGATCTTCACGTGGACCCATCACGGGGTGCCGACCGACCCGGGTGAGGGCTACCGCCGCGAGCTGGCCGGCATCCTCACGAGCCGCTGA
- a CDS encoding LLM class flavin-dependent oxidoreductase, translating to MVAALPPLSLLDLATVGRGRPVAEALAETVTLAQTADELGTFKRLWFAEHHNMPRIASAATSVLIAHVAARTERIRVGSGGVMLPNHSPLVIAEQFGTLAELHPERIDLGLGRAPGTDGATMRALRTDPRAAEAFPQDVRELQGYLTGQTQIEGIHAYPGRGTNVPLYILGSSLFGAQLAAAYGLPYAFASHFAPDALEQAVRVYRERFTPSEQLAQPHVIAAVNVIAADDSATAKAAQEKVLHARVRMLAGRVGSGSIDDDMVVALLDTQVGAQAKHMLTHTVAGDRDEVAAGLADFAALADADELMVTNPAPGLDQRVRTLQILGGVAPRVL from the coding sequence ATGGTTGCTGCGTTGCCGCCCCTCTCCCTCCTCGACCTGGCCACCGTGGGCCGCGGTCGACCGGTCGCCGAGGCGCTGGCGGAGACGGTCACGCTCGCACAGACCGCCGACGAGCTCGGCACCTTCAAGCGCCTCTGGTTCGCCGAGCACCACAACATGCCGCGGATCGCCTCGGCCGCCACGTCGGTGCTCATCGCCCACGTCGCGGCTCGCACCGAGCGCATCCGCGTCGGTTCGGGGGGCGTGATGCTGCCCAACCACTCGCCGCTGGTCATCGCCGAGCAGTTCGGCACCCTCGCCGAGCTGCACCCCGAACGCATCGACCTGGGCCTGGGGCGCGCGCCCGGCACCGACGGCGCGACCATGCGTGCCCTGCGCACCGATCCGCGTGCTGCCGAGGCCTTCCCCCAGGACGTGCGTGAGCTGCAGGGCTACCTCACCGGCCAGACGCAGATCGAGGGCATCCACGCCTACCCGGGGCGCGGGACGAACGTACCGCTCTACATCCTCGGTTCCTCGCTCTTCGGCGCCCAGCTCGCCGCGGCCTACGGACTGCCGTACGCCTTCGCCAGCCACTTCGCACCGGACGCGCTCGAGCAGGCGGTACGCGTCTACCGGGAGAGGTTCACCCCGAGCGAGCAGCTCGCGCAGCCACATGTCATCGCGGCGGTGAACGTCATCGCGGCCGACGACTCTGCGACGGCGAAGGCCGCGCAGGAGAAGGTCCTGCACGCCCGGGTTCGGATGCTCGCCGGTCGAGTCGGCTCCGGGAGCATCGACGACGACATGGTCGTCGCGCTCCTCGACACCCAGGTCGGCGCCCAGGCCAAGCACATGCTGACGCACACCGTCGCCGGTGACCGCGACGAGGTCGCGGCCGGGCTCGCGGACTTCGCGGCGCTCGCCGATGCCGACGAGCTGATGGTGACCAACCCCGCGCCGGGTCTCGACCAGCGGGTACGCACCCTGCAGATCCTCGGGGGCGTCGCACCGCGCGTGCTGTAG